In Solanum pennellii chromosome 3, SPENNV200, a single window of DNA contains:
- the LOC107014074 gene encoding pectinesterase inhibitor 4-like, with amino-acid sequence MEMSICKTLLFPLLTIALFISLPQTSTAANNEAYTNFVQTKCNVTTYISLCEKTLIPYASSVKTNSTRLCKAALDVTIKAAKNASTTVSTLKKQKGITRIEASIIKDCIEDVKDAVYELKQAVEAMRHLGDKDKAFQLANAKTYASAVITDADSCTEGFSGREVNPSVKEMINSSMENITKLASNALALINHLY; translated from the coding sequence ATGGAGATGTCTATTTGCAAAACCTTGCTATTTCcccttttaacaattgcttTATTCATCTCACTACCACAAACATCCACAGCTGCTAATAATGAAGCCTACACAAACTTCGTCCAAACTAAATGCAACGTCACCACATACATTTCCCTTTGCGAAAAAACACTAATTCCGTATGCGTCTTCAGTGAAAACCAACTCCACAAGGCTATGCAAAGCAGCTCTTGATGTAACCATAAAAGCCGCAAAAAACGCCTCTACCACTGTCTCAACACTGAAAAAACAAAAGGGAATAACCCGAATTGAAGCATCCATAATTAAAGACTGCATAGAAGATGTGAAGGATGCAGTGTACGAACTAAAGCAGGCTGTTGAAGCAATGAGACATTTAGGTGATAAAGATAAGGCATTTCAGTTGGCTAATGCTAAAACGTATGCGAGTGCAGTAATAACAGACGCCGATTCGTGTACCGAGGGGTTTTCTGGACGGGAGGTAAATCCAAGTGTGAAGGAAATGATAAATAGTAGCATGGAAAATATTACCAAACTTGCCAGCAACGCCTTGGCGCTCATTAACCATCTTTATTGa